A genomic segment from Spinacia oleracea cultivar Varoflay chromosome 3, BTI_SOV_V1, whole genome shotgun sequence encodes:
- the LOC110798771 gene encoding E3 ubiquitin-protein ligase RGLG2, whose amino-acid sequence MGGNSSKDEFRRSTSSNQWNQYENQQAGYSQPYYAPPEDQFHHQQPYPQTPAPTSSSSYGGTGQTHEHKKRFEKMYSRIADEYKSLDEVTQALARAGLESSNLIVGIDFTKSNEWTGKMSFNNRSLHHTGHGQNPYEQAISIIGKTLAAFDDDNLIPCYGFGDASTHDQDVFSFYPDGRVCNGFEEVLSRYREIVPHLRLAGPTSFAPVIEMAITIVEQSGGQYHVLLIIADGQVTRSIDTERGRLSPQEQKTVDAIVEASKYPLSIVVVGVGDGPWDMMKEFDDNIPARDFDNFQFVNFTEIMAKNNHQTRKETEFALSALMEIPSQYKATIELNLLGRRRGASPGRIPLPPPSHNAQSLSSASSFNYPKFSQSTSFQSSAPAYYGNPSHVGTAPSAPSSTPDAGPPATSSEFDNLLCPICLTNNKDMAFGCGHQTCAECGQDLLNCPICRSTIQTRIKLY is encoded by the exons ATGGGAGGAAATAGTTCAAAGGATGAATTTAGGAGGTCAACTTCATCAAACCAATGGAATCAGTATGAGAATCAGCAAGCAGGATATAGCCAACCGTATTATGCACCTCCTGAGGATCAATTTCATCATCAACAGCCTTACCCACAGACGCCGGCACCAACGTCATCGTCGAGTTACGGTGGAACTGGTCAGACTCATGAACATAAGAAGAGGTTTGAGAAGATGTACTCTAGGATAGCTGATGAGTACAAATCTTTAGATGAG GTGACTCAAGCTCTGGCCCGTGCTGGCCTGGAATCCTCTAACCTCATTGTGGGTATTGATTTTACAAAAAGCAATGAGTGGACAG GTAAAATGTCATTCAACAATAGAAGTTTGCATCATACTGGCCATGGACAAAATCCTTATGAACAAGCAATATCTATAATTGGAAAGACACTTGCTGCTTTTGATGATGATAATTTAATTCCATGTTACGGATTTGGAGATG CATCAACACATGATCAAGATGTCTTTAGTTTCTATCCAGATGGAAGAGTTTGTAACGGATTTGAGGAAGTTTTGTCCCGGTATAGGGAAATTGTTCCCCATTTACGACTTGCAG GACCTACATCATTTGCCCCTGTAATTGAGATGGCCATAACAATTGTTGAGCAGAGTGGAGGGCAATACCATGTTTTACTAATTATTGCAGATGGGCAG GTTACCAGGAGTATTGATACAGAGCGGGGTAGACTAAGTCCGCAGGAGCAGAAGACAGTTGATGCGATAGTGGAAGCGAG CAAATATCCtctttcaattgttgttgttggggtTGGGGATGGACCATGGGACATGATGAAAGAATTTGATGATAACATACCTGCAAGGGATTTTGATAACTTTCAG TTTGTGAATTTCACTGAAATTATGGCAAAGAATAATCATCAAACTCGGAAGGAAACAGAGTTTGCTCTTTCAGCATTGATGGAGATTCCTTCTCAGTATAAGGCAACAATAGAGCTTAATCTATTAGG TAGGCGTAGGGGAGCTTCTCCAGGGAGAATCCCTCTTCCTCCACCTTCGCATAATGCACAGTCATTAAGCAGTGCATCGTCTTTTAACTATCCAAAGTTTTCTCAATCAACAAGCTTTCAGTCAAGTGCACCTGCGTATTATGGAAACCCTAGCCATGTTGGTACAGCTCCATCTGCTCCTAGTTCTACCCCTGATGCAGGCCCACCTGCTACAAGCTCTGAATTTGATAATCTG TTGTGCCCTATTTGCTTGACTAATAACAAGGACATGGCTTTTGGCTGCGGACATCAG ACATGCGCTGAATGTGGGCAAGACCTCTTGAATTGTCCAATTTGTCGCAGCACTATACAAACGAGGATCAAACTCTACTAA